tgagaaaaatatggGTGACAAaagtcttctttttttattttattaattccaacCTTCTTTCCATATTGtccttatctctctcttttttattactttatactttttatttaacttcattCTAAGCTTATCTTAAATCTATTAATCAAGAACCTTATGTGTCCATTAGCCTATTAagtctacttaattataattttaccgTCAAATTTAAAATCATACTTTAATTGCAAATCTATCATTAGTTATTGcaattgaattattgaatatctaAATGAAACTATATGCAATCTAATTCCGATTTTAGAATACGGATCTGCATCAGTAGGGATTGttgtggattttcttgtttgataagataatatcaatgatgatattttaatttgttaaatgattatccacatgctattattattattattattttgacacatatgtttttttttttggtaaggttgATACATATATGCTAGTATTTATTATGATAAAAAGTGGTTGATGGATCACTTATCAACATTGGCTATGATATTAgatgtaaaacaaaaaaaaattaagaaatgatCCCCAATTAGAAAGCTAGATTTGATTTAAGTATTCATGAGAACATGGAATATTAGAATTTAATTGTAAACAATCAGTTTTAGTTCATtattaataccaaaataaactCCAATTTTTGCTTCTGGATTTTTACATAGCAATCATATTAAACACGTATTGTATCATTACCGTGAACATTTTATTATGtcaaatttatgaaaaatactATTTCTATATGACCCATTTAATTGCCATACGAATCCGTTCATGTATTATTACTGTTCCCAAACTCACTAAGGGTGGGAGTGGGCTAGATTGATCCTAAACTAATAAACTAAGAATTTACACATTGGCCCATTTACCTTTCACAAGCCAGCCCAAGAAACGGTAGCCTGCAGAGTCCATTTATGTTCTTCCTAGCCTGATAGCCCCGAGTGCGAAAAATCTAGGACCATCCAGGAGTCCAGGACCACAGAGAAGGGTACATGTCATTATATGAATAAGGCGGCTGCAAACGGGTAGGGTTGCGTCGGTTGGCCTTACCTTCGTCCTTTTGGGGATGCAAACCTTTTATCCTTATCCTCTAAGGTGGAGGGTCAATCAATCGGGTCCAATCACTTTTGATTCGGCTTAATTGGTCCCCACAAATGTAAGATTTTACACTCATTCCGTCCTTTAGGTAATTAGGTCTTGTAGACTAATGTATATgcatgtttttatttggttGGTTCTCAGGCTCAAGGTAATTGGGTTATAATCTGGATTTAAATGGGTAATTGAATCATTGGGTTATAAATGGTCCTTAAATGGACTAGAATCATGCTAGATAGTCTTAAATGGACTATAAACAGGTTGTTATTAGTCAGTCACCGTATTCGGTTAGTCTCGATTGGGTCACTATTAGGCTATTACCTTGCACTGGGACTATTCAATTATTAATTGGTTGGTGCTTGAGCTCGACACATTTAATTATCGATCAGGTCAATCTCGAAATTCAACTTTTTTTCACCGTTTAAAACTTGTACTGTCCATTTTCGCTCATTTTTTTGTTAGAGTAGGGACATTAAAAATTGGCCCTCACCGATAGCCCCGACATGAACTTGACTGGTTTATCCAAACATTAGgattaaaaaaatggtaaaaaaaagaatggcaaaaaaaaaacaaaaaacaaaaaacaaaaaacaaaaaacaaacaaacgaTACAAGTTTTTgacgtgtagatttcaaataaggggacaaaaaaaaaagatagtatTACCCATAGAAATCGAGGAATTATTACATTAGTACTTGCATCTAATATTAAAAACAACTATAACATGCAATATTAATgcatacaatatatatatatctatatatataaattttttatttcttttttaaaacccATTATAAGTTCCAAGACATCATCCAACATCAATTCTGAATTCACACCATAACAAAAAAATGTCCATAGTCCTATTGAGCAATGTGGTTTGGCtatgatttttgtttcttaattCATTGTAGTCAACTTTGATGCATGTTTAGTTGAAGCTAAgaatcatcactttagaaaaCACTTTTTAGTAGATACATCAGTTTGAAGCTCAATTTCAAGGTTTGTACATTGaaattgagttgaaggtgatatcatgaaaaatatagttATTTTTTGAGTTAGATTTATGTCTACAAGAGATTCAGTTCGATCAAAGTTTGGGAGAGAAACATATGGTAAAATAAGTAAGTTATTAGTGCAACAAGTCCAAAgtaagttaaaaaataaaaaataaaaaataaaaagaaagaaagaaaagaaaagaaaaagaaaaagaaaaagagttgaCCCTTTTTTCCTGAATCTTTGGAAAACAAAAGGCAAAACGCTTTGAAAACggtaaaaaaagggaaacgcgattttaaacgcgtttttgcTAACTAAGAGGTAAACAATTCACTTGCAACCCCATACATGAATGGTTgaaaaatacaaggaaaaaTGCAAATACACTAAAGGCTATGTgctttaaaattaatttaaaatattataaattGCCAATCCTAACCATTCCATATATGTCCAATGGATAAATTTGCCACATTAGAGAGCAGACCTTAGTACAACAATAAGGTTGTTTCATTGCAATCTAGTGATCACATATTCAAGTCAGGAATACTCTCTCTTAGACAAGTCCAAAgtaagttaaaaaataaaaaataaaaaataaaaaataaaaaataaaaaataaaaaataaaaaagaaagaaagaaaagaaaagaaaaagaaaaagaaaaagagttgaCCCTTTTTTCCTGAATCTTTGGAAAACAAAAGGCAAAACGCTTTGAAAACggtaaaaaaagggaaacgcgattttaaacgcgtttttgcTAACTAAGAGGTAAACAATTCACTTGCAACCCCATACATGAATGGTTgaaaaatacaaggaaaaaTGCAAATACACTAAAGGCTATGTgctttaaaattaatttaaaatattataaattGCCAATCCTAACCATTCCATATATGTCCAATGGATAAATTTGCCACATTAGAGAGCAGACCTCAGTACAACAATAAGGTTGTTTCATTGCAATCTAGTGATCACATATTCAAGTCAGGAATACTCTctcttaggggtgtcaacgggtcAGTTCAACCCATTTTCAGTCTAGGTTGAATCGATCTCGGTGTGGGAATGGTAAAACCgataccaaaccaataaggaaaatTCGATTTTAGTGCGGTTTGGCTTCAGTTTCTTGTATCAGTTTGTAATTGGATTGGTTTCGATTTTTTGTCcaatttgggtttgattttccatacaaactatgcaaattttgatttatttattttaatgaattttaggttgttttcggtttcttactgatttgatttcaattttggtttgatttttgagACAGTTCTAGTTTGGTTTCAAATCCAATCGGTTTCGATGTGGTTTGGTTTATTAGGGGGTTTAAAATATGCCAAATCAAAACTGGTCCAATAAACCtttggttggtttggttcagatTTAATCGGCTTGATCCGGTGTgattttaccaattagatttaGGTATTGACACCCCTGATCTCTATTTAAAACGGGGGTAAGActatgtacattatgacccttaGGACATCTCCACATTGCAGTAGGTAGTATAGTGTGGTAAAACCCATTCCACAAGGTCTTGGGTTCCAATCGGCCCAAGCTGGATTGGGGAAAGAAGGGATCAGCCTCTGGATCGGCCGGATCCAATTCTTATAAACCCTAATTTCAGTTCAAAAACCAGGGTCAAGGGGGACGGTNNNNNNNNNNNNNNNNNNNNttttttttttttttttggtaagattgaTACATATATGCTAGTATTTACTATGATAAAAAGTGGTTGATGGTTCACTTATCAACATTGACTATGATATTAgatgtaaaacaaaaaaaaaaaaaacaaacaaacgaTACAAGTTTCTcacgtgtagatttcaaataagaggacaaaaaaaaagatagtatTACCCATAGAAATCGAGGAATTATTACATTAGTACTTGCAtctaatattaaaaataactatAACATGCAATATTAATgcatacaatatatatatatatatatatataattttttatttttttttttaaaacccattATAAGTTCCAAGACATCATCCAACATCAATTCTGAATTCACACCATAACAAAAAAATGTCCATAGTCCTATTGAACAATGTGGTTTGGCtatgatttttgtttcttaattCATTGTAGGCAACTTTGATGCATGTTTAGTTGAAGCTAAGAATCATCACTTTAAAAAACACTTAATAGATATTGAAGCTCAATTTCAAGGTTTCTACATTGaaattgagttgaaggtgagaTCATGAAAAATGTAGTCCTTTGAGTTAGATTTATATTGGCAAGAGAATCAGTTCGATCAAAGTTTGGGAGAGAAATATATGGTAAAATAAGTAAGTTATTAGTTCAAGTCCAAagtaagttaaaaaaataaaaaattaaaaattaaaaattaaaaaattaaaaaattaaaaaattaaaaaaataaaataaataaaataaataaaataaataaaataaataaataaataaagaaagaaaagaaaagaaaagaaaaagaaaacgagTTGACCCTTTTTTCCTGAATCTTTGGAGAACAAAAGGCAAAACGCTTTGAAAACGGTAAAAAAAGGGGAACGcgattttaaacgcgtttttaCTAACTAAGAGGTAAACAATTCACTTGCAACCCCATACATGAATAGTTGAAAAATACAAGGGAAAATGCAAATACACTAGAGGCTATGTgctttaaaattaatttaaaatattataaattGCCAATCCTAACCATTCCATATATATCCAATGGATAAATTTGCCACATTAGAGAGCAGACCTCAGTACAACAATAAGGTTGTTTCATTGCAACCTAGTGATCACAAGTTCAAGTCAGGAATACTCTctcttaggggtgtcaacgggtcAGTTTGGCCCATTTTTAGTCTAGGTTGAATCGATTTCGGTGTGGGAATGGTAAAACCaataccaaaccaataaggaaaatTCGATTTTAGTGCAGTTTGGCTTCAGTTTCTTTTATCagtttgtaatcgggttggttttgattttttgtccgatttaggtttgattttccatacaaactatgcaaattttgacttttttttttaatgaattttaggccatttttggtttcttaccgatttgatttcaattttggtttgatttttgagACAGTTCTAGTTTGGTTTCAAATCCAATCGATTTCCGGTGTGGTTTGGTTTATTAGGGGGTTTAAAATATGCCAAATCAAGACTGGTCCAATAAACCTttggttggttttggttcagATTTAATCAGCTTGATCCGGGGTGATTTTATCAATTAGATTTAGGTATTGACACCCCTGGTCTCTCTTTAAAGCGGGGTAAGACTATGTACATTGTGACCCTTAGGACATACGCACATTGCAGTAGGTAGTATAGTGTGGTAAAACCCATTCCACAAGGTCTTGGGTTCCGATCGGCCCAAGCTGGATTGGGTAAAGAAGGGATCAGCCTCTGGATCGGCCGGATCCAATTCTTATAAACCCTAATTTCAGTTCAAAAACCAGGGTCAAGGGGGACGGTGACGACCGTTATCTCTCGACTCCAGTGAGTCTTGTTCCCTCCACGGAGTCATGACGGCATTTAACCGTTGCTGTTTCTTATATGGAGAACTAAAAGTAGTTTCCCGCTcccttcagagagagagagagagagtatactGAATAAGATTGACACAGGAAGCcaagaaagaagagaacaatGAAGAGGACAGGACCCCGTCTCGTCTCGTAACTTCCTTCTCCTTATCATACGCAGGAAGCAATTGTGATTTGTGACGCAGTTAATGGTGAATTAAGCATTGATGTATGGGTTAATGTGGGTTTTGCAGGAAAGCCCATGGAGAGAGAGGAGTAGATGCagaagcaaaggaagaagaagaagtagaaggaaACAATGATTTTGATATAGCAGAAAGCTTCAAGTGCATAAGCCTCCACAAGCAAGACTCGTCTAAACGTGGTAAAGATTCAAACCCATTTCCTCTTTTGACTGATTTACATTTTAATGCCTAGAGTTCAAGAATCTTAAGAGTCAGTTCTTGGCCCTGAAACTGTTGTTTCCAAAAGAAATCCAAGAGTTGAAAACTCGAATGACTCAATTTAAAGAAAAGGGTTCATGATCTAAGTTCCATaaaacagaggagaagaagtcGATCGAGAAATATGGGCACTGGAGGCAGGAGCAGAGGATCAGAACTGCACGGATGGAGAAGCAGCTGAAGGCGACATTGGTGCTTGAGGATATGATCGAAGAGCACCTCAGAAGATTCGGTTCTCCCTCCAAACGAGTCAAGGTGCCCTCAAAGCTCGAGGATGTGGCCGAACTCCTCGTGCCCAAATGGATGCCCCCCATGGAGATGGCCTCTCTGCTCTGGCTTGGTGATTGGCGTCCCTCTGCAATTCTCCAACTCCTCGGCTCCCTAGCCCGTTCATCCTCTGCTTCATGGTTTT
Above is a genomic segment from Macadamia integrifolia cultivar HAES 741 unplaced genomic scaffold, SCU_Mint_v3 scaffold_210A, whole genome shotgun sequence containing:
- the LOC122071322 gene encoding uncharacterized protein LOC122071322; amino-acid sequence: MKRTGPRLVSKAHGERGVDAEAKEEEEVEGNNDFDIAESFKCISLHKQDSSKREEKKSIEKYGHWRQEQRIRTARMEKQLKATLVLEDMIEEHLRRFGSPSKRVKVPSKLEDVAELLVPKWMPPMEMASLLWLGDWRPSAILQLLGSLARSSSASWFFDPRSNERLLSELVHETRIDEAVLDEEMAEIQINCIFHLPFFDPPAINRTAALAAVQSEFKKIDRVISKAQQLRYKAVEVAVTKLLSQTDAAQFLVALAGIQDTIHQFAAHQRLQKGPVSIINKVSGK